The Meiothermus sp. region GCCTGGGGCTTTCCACCTTGCTCTACACGGCCCGGCAAAACCTGGCGCGGCGTCTGGGTCTGAAGGGCCATGTGGCCGGGGCCATGCCCAAAGGCTACGCTGCCCATCAGCGGAGCCTTTATATCGAGCAGTACGTGGCCCGGGTGGTTCGCGGGGAGATGTTCGACCCGGTGCTCTCGGTGCAGCTCAAGCGGGGTTATTGTGTCTGGGGCATTATCCCCGACTACCTCGATGACCCCAGTTGCGGCAACTACGGGGTGTTTATCGTGTGGCGCAACCCAGACTACCCGGAAAGGAACGCATGAGCCATTTGCTTTTGTACGGCGGTGCCATCCTGAACCCCTATCTGCGCAACGGGGTATACGGCCTCGAGCCTCTCGAGGCCCTCCTTGTTCGGAATGGCCGCATTGCCGCTACAGGCAGGCTGGCCGACCTCGAGAACCTGGCCCCTTCGGTCCAAAAGGTGCATCTGGAAGGCCGCATTTTGCTCCCCGGCTTCAACGACGCCCATGTGCACATCTGGAAGGTAGGGCAGCTTCGCACCACCCTGCTCGACCTGCGCGGGGTGCAAAGCCTGGGGGAGATGTACCAGAAGGTAGAAGAGCGCGCCAAAGCCCTGAAGCCCGGCGAGTGGCTGTGGGGCCGGGGCTGGAACGAGGCCCTGCTCGCCGAAAAGGCCATGCCCTCCAAAGCTGCCCTGGACAAACTGGCCCCGCAAAACCCGGTGCTCCTTACCCGCACCTGTGCCCACATCCACGCGGTCAACAGCCGGGCCATGCAGCTGGCCGGCATTACCCCCGAAACGCACGTCCCCGGCGGGGAAATCAACTATGAGCAGGGCATCCTCTACGAGACCGCCTACGGGCTTGTATTCAAGGCCATGGGTGAGCCCACCCAGGCTCAGTACGAGCAGTGGGTGAAGGCCGGCTGCGAGTACCTGCGTTCGCTGGGCATCACCAGCGCCACCGACCCCGCCGTAGACCCCCCGCTGTACGCCGCCTACCGGGCACTGGACGCGCGCGGCGAACTGCCTATCCGGGTTAACCTGCTCTATATCCGCCGCCCGGACGGGGGCACCGAGACCTTTCCCTTGCCCGAGAAGCACCTTTCCGACAAGCTGCGCTGCGACTCGGTGAAGT contains the following coding sequences:
- a CDS encoding amidohydrolase: MSHLLLYGGAILNPYLRNGVYGLEPLEALLVRNGRIAATGRLADLENLAPSVQKVHLEGRILLPGFNDAHVHIWKVGQLRTTLLDLRGVQSLGEMYQKVEERAKALKPGEWLWGRGWNEALLAEKAMPSKAALDKLAPQNPVLLTRTCAHIHAVNSRAMQLAGITPETHVPGGEINYEQGILYETAYGLVFKAMGEPTQAQYEQWVKAGCEYLRSLGITSATDPAVDPPLYAAYRALDARGELPIRVNLLYIRRPDGGTETFPLPEKHLSDKLRCDSVKFFADGGLSGATAAISRPYKTLEPPNYGILRFEEEELYTLALEAHQAGFRIGTHAIGDRALDQVLRVYERLYQTAPGPRHRLEHFGLAGPEHLAKARQLGIIAVPQPVFLHELRTNYQRYVPEEWFCRCFNLRAMLEAGLTVAFSSDGPVVRQIDPLIGLRAALQEPLCAGNEVRLEQALWAYTLGGAVAQGDEGNRGSLEPGKWADLVILEGDLREIESLSVRQTLVGGREKAG